One stretch of Chitinivibrionales bacterium DNA includes these proteins:
- a CDS encoding Gfo/Idh/MocA family oxidoreductase, whose protein sequence is MVNIGVIGYGYWGPNIVRNFCNADNAKVVAVCDKKPETLKKLTTNHPCIASVTDSRDILGSPDIDAVAIVTPVSSHFELAKTALENGKHVFIEKPFTDSIAHAEALIELAAQKNLVVMVDHTFLFTGAVRKIKDLIREKALGNIYYYDSTRVNLGLFQHDVNVIWDLAPHDFSIMSHLIEDRPVEVAAYGRAHINGFEDIAYIAVYFASNLIAHINVNWLSPVKIRTTLIGGEKKMLVWNDGTDDEKIKVYDKGIDVTTQEGIYNLLVNYRSGDIWTPKLENKEALKDETEYFIECVGSGTKPINDGESGLHVVRLLDACDRSLRQNGKTVAL, encoded by the coding sequence ATGGTTAACATCGGCGTTATCGGCTACGGGTACTGGGGACCGAACATCGTGCGGAACTTCTGCAACGCCGACAACGCAAAAGTCGTTGCGGTATGCGATAAAAAGCCCGAAACGTTGAAAAAGCTCACGACGAACCACCCCTGCATCGCTTCGGTCACCGACAGCCGCGACATTCTCGGGTCCCCCGACATCGACGCGGTGGCGATCGTGACGCCGGTGTCATCCCATTTTGAACTTGCAAAAACCGCCTTGGAAAACGGGAAACATGTATTCATCGAAAAACCGTTCACCGATTCCATCGCGCACGCGGAAGCGCTGATCGAACTCGCCGCGCAAAAAAATCTTGTCGTCATGGTGGACCATACTTTTCTCTTTACGGGCGCGGTGCGGAAAATCAAGGACCTCATCCGTGAGAAGGCGCTCGGCAATATCTATTATTACGACTCGACCCGCGTGAACCTCGGCCTTTTCCAGCATGACGTCAACGTCATCTGGGACCTTGCGCCGCACGATTTTTCCATCATGAGCCACCTCATCGAAGACCGTCCCGTCGAAGTCGCCGCCTACGGCAGGGCGCACATCAACGGGTTCGAAGACATCGCCTACATCGCCGTGTATTTCGCCTCCAACCTCATCGCCCATATCAACGTCAACTGGCTCTCCCCTGTCAAGATCCGCACCACGCTCATCGGCGGCGAGAAAAAAATGCTCGTGTGGAACGACGGCACCGACGACGAAAAGATCAAGGTGTACGACAAGGGCATCGACGTGACGACCCAGGAGGGCATTTACAATCTGCTGGTGAACTACCGCTCCGGCGACATCTGGACGCCGAAACTCGAAAACAAGGAAGCGCTGAAGGACGAAACGGAATATTTCATCGAATGCGTGGGGAGCGGCACGAAACCGATCAACGACGGCGAATCGGGCCTCCACGTCGTACGATTGCTCGATGCTTGCGACCGGTCGCTGCGCCAGAACGGGAAGACGGTGGCGCTTTAA
- a CDS encoding sugar transferase — protein sequence MNTKKYFHNGFLEPIFNNETPRKNFAVFDQEFGFYSEDYFHNMLVIERKRSERSQKSILLVMLGIGEVASRTSHKIFAQEIALLLTASTRDIDIKGWYKSGQHIGIIYTEISGSSKQTILEKIYKNLIVAFGPERGSKIAVSCALFPDENASSPGGPGNIADLRFYPVLDDFRPAKRLTLLFKRCADIIGSIFLILLFSPLFIIIAVLVKCSSNGPVLFTQTRIGLRGNKFTFYKFRSMRVGCDCAVHRDFVKNLIQGKTEGAAAQQPGVYKIVNDPRVTRIGKFLRKTSLDEIPQLFNVLFGDMSLVGPRPPIPYEIENYLSWHKRRVLEIKPGITGFWQVKGRSATSFDTMVRMDLQYITRWSLWWDFKLMLSTPAAIFKGAY from the coding sequence ATGAACACCAAGAAATATTTCCACAACGGGTTTCTGGAACCAATTTTTAATAATGAAACGCCACGGAAAAACTTCGCGGTCTTTGACCAGGAATTCGGTTTTTATTCCGAAGATTATTTCCATAACATGCTCGTCATCGAGAGAAAAAGGAGCGAACGTTCTCAGAAATCAATTCTCCTCGTGATGCTCGGCATCGGTGAGGTGGCCTCCCGCACCAGCCACAAAATATTCGCACAGGAAATAGCGTTACTTCTCACGGCATCAACCAGGGACATCGACATAAAAGGGTGGTACAAATCCGGCCAGCACATCGGCATCATCTACACAGAAATATCGGGCTCGTCCAAACAAACAATATTAGAGAAAATTTATAAAAACCTGATCGTTGCATTCGGGCCGGAACGAGGCAGTAAGATCGCCGTGTCCTGCGCCCTGTTTCCCGACGAGAACGCCTCATCTCCGGGGGGGCCGGGGAATATCGCTGATCTCAGGTTCTATCCCGTCCTTGATGATTTTCGACCGGCAAAACGGTTGACGCTCCTGTTTAAACGGTGCGCCGACATCATCGGCAGCATTTTTCTCATCCTATTGTTCTCACCTCTTTTCATCATCATCGCCGTTCTGGTCAAATGCAGCTCAAACGGACCGGTGTTATTCACCCAGACCCGCATCGGTTTGCGCGGAAACAAATTTACCTTCTATAAATTCCGGTCCATGCGCGTCGGGTGCGATTGCGCGGTGCATAGGGACTTTGTAAAAAACCTCATACAAGGGAAAACCGAAGGCGCAGCAGCGCAGCAGCCCGGGGTTTATAAGATAGTGAACGACCCGAGGGTAACGAGAATCGGCAAGTTCCTCAGGAAAACGAGTCTTGACGAAATACCGCAGTTGTTTAATGTTCTTTTCGGCGACATGTCGCTGGTGGGGCCCCGTCCGCCCATTCCTTATGAAATTGAAAATTACCTTTCCTGGCACAAACGCCGGGTCTTGGAAATCAAACCCGGCATCACCGGATTCTGGCAGGTAAAAGGACGGAGCGCCACATCGTTTGACACGATGGTGAGGATGGATCTGCAATATATCACCAGGTGGTCCCTGTGGTGGGACTTCAAATTGATGCTCAGCACCCCGGCCGCCATTTTCAAAGGCGCCTATTGA